In Lolium rigidum isolate FL_2022 chromosome 7, APGP_CSIRO_Lrig_0.1, whole genome shotgun sequence, the DNA window CGGCCCCTGTTATGCTACTCCATCTCTCCCAAAATAAGATGATGCATAGTACTAATTTTGATTTTCGTCAAAGTTAAACTTTGTAAACTTTTATtgaatattaaaaaaattatatacaTAATCTCACCTGCCTCCAGGATGCACAATAGTTATTCTACGTTCATATTCTATATTTGCAAACGTAAATAGTTTTTACGTCATGTAATTTTTTGTCTTACTTAAGAAGTCGAGTAGCACATAAGAACAAATAAACATGGCATACTTTTTTTTGTATACGTGACGTGACTCACAGAGTTCATTTTTTATGTCACTTTTTTTGTGAGTCAATTCAAACGTAATTATTTGTAAAAAAATATAATTTATGAATGTAACAACATAAAAATATGTTGGGTTCGAAATAACTTTCCTCAAATTGTATTTCTGTGTATATATGAATTTGTTGTGAGAGTATGTACGTGCTTGTGTCCGGCGCGGAGGAGGAAGGAGGCGACTGCTGGGGAGGCAACCACCACGTGAAACACGTCCGAGGACGCAAGTTCAGCGTGGAGGCGATCCGAGGCATCACAGAAGAAGAAAGACAGCATACTATCGACGGAGGGAGGGAGAAGCACGGCGAGGAGAAAGGCGGCGTCACCCAGATCTCGCCGGCGATGAGAGGCAAGGAGGGAGAGAaggagatgaaggaggagaagtggGCTAAACGTAGGCTTGAAAAAACCTTACCTCGACCAGACCCGAAGGAACTGCATCTGCGAAGGAGACAAGGGCCGCACCGCCGCCCAAAGAGAGGGAGCTTTCCGGGTGCGAGCCTCCGGGGAGGGAGCAGCGACGAGAGTGAGGAGTGGACGGGTGCCGCCGGAGCAGCAATGCTCGTTGGCTGAGTGGGACTCTGGTTTTGGCCGTGCACCGCAGGAACGGGCGAGGTGGAGCTGCCGCTCCGCGGGAGCAGCAACTGAGGCTGGTGGGGGCTAACTACAGGGAGGGCTGGGGACGCCGACCGCCGGAGCGGAACCGGGCGGGTCGCCCGCGTGGCCTAAGGCAATTTGGTGCAGTTTTCATCTATGTCACGATTGTAATTGCAATGATAGGCTTCTTTCATCTTCCAAAGTAGTTTGCGCTGTAGTTAATTTTTTTTACAGTCTCCGTTTTATGATAGAAGAAGCCGTTTTAGCAAAGTATTTTAGTTTGGTGAAACGGGTCATATTAGGAAACAGAATGATAGCCATTCGGTCGTAGTCTACAGATAGATAGCGACGCCGCATCCGAATTTCGCATCACGGCCGCATCCGCAAATGCCGTCCGTGCTCGTGCTCTACCGCCTGAAGCCGGACGTTCTCGCTCACCTCGCCGGCCGCTTCCGCCTCCTCGACTCCCACGCCTCGCCGCTCCCACTGGATGCCTTCCTCGTCGCCGCGGCCGCCGACGATGACCCCCCGTGCGCGGCCGTCGTCCCAGGCAGCGGCGTCGTCCGCATCGACGCGGCGTTCCTTGACACCGTCCCGTCGCTGGGCTGCATCGTGTCCGTAAGCGCGGGCCTCAACCACGTCGACCTCCCCGAGTGCGCACGCCGCGGCGTCGCCGTCGCCAACGCCGCGGGGATATACTCCGCCGACGTCGCCGACTACGCCGTCGGCCTCCTCATCGACGTGCTCCGCGGCGTCTCGGCCGGCGACCGCTTTctccgacgccgccgccacgagtccctcctcctctcccccgtCGGCGGATCCAGCCTCCGCGGGAAGCGCGTCGGGATCATCGGCCTCGGCAGCATCGGATCGGGGATCGCGAGGCGGCTCGAAGCATTCGGATGCGTCGTCTCGTACCACTCCCGGCGGCAGAAACACGACATCTCCTACACCTACCACCCCACGATCCTCGACCTCGCCGCGAGCTCCGACGTGCTCGTGGTGGCGTGCGCGCTGACCGCCGAGACCCGGCACGTGGTGGACAGGGCCGTGCTGGACGCGCTGGGGAGCGGCGGCGTGCTGGTGAACGTGGCGCGCGGGGCGAACGTGGACGAGGCGGAGCTGGTGAGGGCGCTGGCGGAGGGCAGGATCGCCGGCGCCGGGCTGGAGGTGTTCGAGGACGAGCCCAACGTCCCGGCGGAGCTGCTGGGCATGGACAACGTGGTGCTGACGCATCACCAGGCCGCGTACACCCCGGAGGCCATGGCCGACCTCGACCGCCTCGTCGCCGGAAACCTCGAGGCCTTCTTCGCTGGCGCGCCGCTGCTGACACCCGTCCTCGTCTTCGACTGATCATGCGGAGGTTGCCAGCCAAAATTTGAGCTTGGAGTCGAAATAGTCGTGAGTCTTTTTACCATGGGTTTGGGGAAGAAAAACTAGTTCATATGTATCTGCCCAAGTTCTTCAGATCGCGATCTTGTTGCGTGCTGAAATGTTTGGATCACTAACATTAATTTCTAGCGCGCTAGCTTGATGTCGTTTTCTAGTTACAGAGCACTGTGTGTGCTCCACCACAGATCATGTCTGCTGGTGGCTTTACTGTCTCTGTCCCTCTAAACGTTTCAAGCCAAACAAATTGCTTCTCCACGGACCGACCGACTGATTGCCAAGATCTCAATGGACAACACAtgacgccaccgccaccgtccagCGACGAGAGGCCGCTGCTGCTCCTGGCGCAGCCGCTCTTCCCGGAGttcgccgccgcgctcgccggcCGCTTCCGGTTCGCTCTGGCCGCTGACGCGGACGCGGCGGACACGGCCGAGGGGAAGGTGCTCCTCGTGGGGTTAAAGCCTGTCACGGACGAGCACCTGGCCGGGCTCCCGGCGCTCGAGCTCGTGGCGGGCATCTCCGTGGGCGTCGACCACGTCGATCTTGCCGCATGCAGGCGCCGTGGGCTCAGCGTGACCAACGCTGGTGCCGCGTTCGCCGTCGACTCGGCCGACTACGCTGTCGGGCTCCTCATCGCCGTGCTTCGCCAGGTGGCCGCCGCCGAGGCGTATGTCCGCGCCGGCAGGTGGGCATCCGACGGGGATTACCCTCTCACCACCAAGGTTAGCACGTGGAAAAGTGTGACAATCTTTGTGGCACCAATTTATATTATACCCATTTCATGTCTTATTTGCTAAATTTTCAATAAAATTACCCAAAACTTAAAACATTAATTTAATACTCCTTATGTTAATAAAAAGAATGTCTAATTCTAGACGAACTTGCGATATTCTGTTATGGACATATAAAGTACAAAACCTAAAAAATACACGACAGATGATTATACACCACGAGGAAAAGGCTTATAGACCCGCCGGCGGGCTAAAAAGGAGGTCCGCCAGTGCTATTTACCGTCGGGGCATCCAAATATTGGAGCACCGGAGGTACCAGGATACCACTAGTGGGCACAAAATTTTGGTGCGTCGGGGATAATCCTGACGCAAGTCTAGGCTGGGCCAAATATTGGCCGACCCTTACCCTATGGCCGGCCCGCGGCGCGACGGCCCGATGGGTATCATGGGTATTTGGCCTGGCCGGGCCAGGCTTGGGCGTGATTTCTGAGCATCGGGCTTTCctcggcccggcccgaggcccggcctgGCCCGACATATGGCCAGGTATAGCTTGGTACGACGCCCATCTCCAAGAAATCCTCCGGCCCCCGTCGGCTGCTTCGTCCTCCACTTCGACGTCAACTCCCGCCGCCGCGACACCGGCAGCCGCCGATGCTTTGTTGGCCGATGCCGCGCCAGACGAGGCTCAGGACGGGACCGCCGATGAGCCTGTTATCCTCTAGTTTCTGTTTCGATCGCCGgaatgtggctgatccgatcgccgGACTTTGGCGATGTttttgtgtagcgggaagacGATTTTTTTAAAACTATCATCGCTGATGGCCGAATGCCGGGGTGCGACTGGAAAAATGTTGCCCCCACGCCTTTTTTACATCCAATCCGTCGTTTGTTATATCCGGATTTTCGACCGGGGTCTCAaacagctggagatgctctaagattcaGTTTACGAAACGCCGGCATTTTGTCTGTACCATAAAGATCATATTGCCAGCCACTGTACTGTACTTACCCTATTGATACTGTCGGACTATGTGTTTCTTGAGAACGAATCAACAATGTTCTTCAGCTGCACGACAAAAAGGACCCTATGAAATCGGAGAGTCATCTTGTCGATGGGTTCGTTTTGTTATTTCTCAATTAGAATAGATAATGGTGGGCAGTCAGTAGTCACCACCAAACGTGCTGCTGTCACTCCAAAGCAGCTACTGATTCCATCCCCTCTACCTGCCAAGCTGTTGCCGCGATCCCGATGGAGACCACGCCGCAGTCGCCCGCCGACGAGAAGCCGTTGGTGTTCCTGGCGCAGCCGCTCTTCCCGGAGttcgccgccgcgctcgccggcCGCTACCGGTTCGTCCTCGCCGCGGACGCCGACGCGGCGGCTGCGGCAGAGGCGAGGGTGCTGCTCGTGCCGGGGCTCGCGCCGGTCACGGCCCAGCACCTGGCGAGGCTCCCTGCGCTGGAGCTCGTGGCGGGAACCTCCGTGGGAGTTGATCACGTGGATCTCGATACTTGCCGAAGCCGCGGGCTCAGCGTGACCAACGCCGGCCCCGCGTTCGCCGTCGACTCGGCCGACTACGCCGTCGGTCTCGTCGTGGCCATGCTCCGACGGGtggccgccgc includes these proteins:
- the LOC124673063 gene encoding glyoxylate/hydroxypyruvate reductase HPR3-like, which gives rise to MPSVLVLYRLKPDVLAHLAGRFRLLDSHASPLPLDAFLVAAAADDDPPCAAVVPGSGVVRIDAAFLDTVPSLGCIVSVSAGLNHVDLPECARRGVAVANAAGIYSADVADYAVGLLIDVLRGVSAGDRFLRRRRHESLLLSPVGGSSLRGKRVGIIGLGSIGSGIARRLEAFGCVVSYHSRRQKHDISYTYHPTILDLAASSDVLVVACALTAETRHVVDRAVLDALGSGGVLVNVARGANVDEAELVRALAEGRIAGAGLEVFEDEPNVPAELLGMDNVVLTHHQAAYTPEAMADLDRLVAGNLEAFFAGAPLLTPVLVFD